TCGAGAAGAAgagaatacatttatttatacatcaaTAAGTTTGCTTAAAATAGAGCTTTAGAGATTTAACTTTAAACCCTTCCCACAACCCAAAGAGTCTTTTATAGAATCTGAATCTGCAACACTGcggtgaagtgtgtgtgtgtttttacgtgTGTGTGACGTCAGTTTGTTGACAAGAGTCTGTCTTCTTAACCAGTCTCACAGGCAGCTGCCTCAGTGcgcttttctttctcctcctcactgaTCTGTTCAGTGTCCAAAACGTTAAAACAAGCCAACGCCAGTTTCTAGGGTCCAAcgttcgggggggggggggggggggggggggggtcactgGCAGAAGGGCGAGGCTGTGGGGTCGAAGCCTTTAAAAACGTCTTTTAGCGAGGCGTTGTCCTGCTCCGTGGTCGTCTGCTCCGCCTGCTGCACCGGGCTGTTGCCTCCAAACGGGCTGCCGGTCCCGCCAGGCATGGCCGCCTGCTTTACCACCCCGAATAATGTGGACACTGGCAGGTTGTGGACCCCGGCGGGCCCCTGATCCCCAGCAGCTCCGGGCGCCCCCTGACACCcggtggcggcggcggcgggtCCTATCTGAGCCGTGGAGTTGGGCGAAGGTGCAGGTTTGGGCCGAGGCCGGTTATAGCTGTTGTAGCGATCCGTTCCTTTCTCCTCACTTTTTTCCGGCTCCGGCTGGTCGAGCGCAGACTTCCGGACAAACAGCGGCTCCTTGGACTTGGGTTTAGCAGCGGGGGGGTCGCTGGGTTTGGACTCTGTGCTGGCTGAGTTGGGGGAGTTGTTGGAGCCGCTGCCGGCTCCAGGGCTGCCTGGTTTGTTAGTCCGAGGATCATAAAGACTGATGCTGCTCAGCACGCTGGCGCCCCCTGGTGCCCCGACCCCCCCACCGCGGCCCACTCCCCCTGAGCTGAGCAGCCTCGGGTCATAAGGGGCGATGGTCGGGGGGGAGGGGCTAGATGTTGCTGCTGGAGAGGTAGCGGGCGCCGGAGGAGGCGCGGGGTCCGTCGGCTGCTTCAGAGCCGACTTCTGAGGCTGCAGACGGGGGTCTGAGAGGGTTTTACGGGCCACACGAGGGTCTACGGGCTTCTCTACAGGTGGGGGAGGCATGGAGGGAGGGGGGCCCAGCAGCGACATGGGGGGGACAGGGGGAGgtaagagaggaggggagggagtcTGGGACGGGCTGGAGTTGACGGTCTTCAGGATACGAGAGAGAAGTTCAAAAtctgggagggaggaggaggagggggcagCGGGGTccaaggaggagggagggggctgGAGGGGAGGGGGCTGGGAGTGAGGGGTGGAGGTCTGGAGGGACTGCTGGGTGCGGGACAGACGGGGGTCTATGGAGGAGACAGGGGGGATGCCTggtgggagggggaggaggtccTGCTTGGGGAGGGGGAGAGGCAGGAGGTCCTCAGGAGACCAGGTGATGGTTTTGGCGAAGGCCGGCATGTGGAGAACGATATCTTTCTTGATGTGGCTGAACTGCTGCAGCTGGGTCCGGGGGTCTCTCAGAGCCATGCCCATGAGCGGGTCGAGGGGCACCGGCACCGGTTTGTCCCGTAGAACCCgctccgtctcctcctcctccgtggCTGGGGTGGTGAGAGGTGGGGGCTTGTAGACCAGAGGAGGCTCTGTTTTGGCAGCAGGAGGCGAGTGGGAGGTGGACGCTGGAGAGACAGAAGCAGCTAGCCGGGCTAGCCTCGGGTCTGCAGGAGGGCCAGAGGACGTCAGAGTGGGCATGGCGTGGATGGACTCTGGTTCTGGAGCACGGGACAGGCGGGGGTCCCGAGCCAAGCGGGGGTCCGCTGGCCGAGACGGAGCGCTGGCGGGAGCGGCCTTCAGGAGCCGAGGGTCGCTGGGGGGGCCGTCGGGTTTCTGGGGAGCCTGGGTTTGTTGACGGAGCGTCTTCAAGATGGAGGTCACACTACCGCCGCCATCCTCATCCTCACTGGAGTACCAGTTCCCTGAGTCGCCTAGGAAAGAAAGATATCTGGGTGTTAATCTGTGGAAACATCTAAGTTTGTGAGGACCTCAACACATGCAGCTACAACAGACACACATctggttaccatggttactatagttaacgaaaactaaccaaatgaccaaaactagaattgaaaaaacattttcattaactgaaataaacataaaaacgagtttttaaaaaaacgataactaactgaaactgtattttggggttacaaaactaactataattataatgaaaatgtccttcgttttcgtctttgtcaacttttttcatacgttaacctttttggttgatatgaaatctatttcatctatctggttttatgacttaataaacttattggggctgagatggatcagacaaaggaaataaaggaaacatttattgtgaccttattgaatctggcacccaacaaaaaaactaaaactaataaaaactaaactaaaactaaagcattttccaaaaataaaaacaaattaaaactagcaaactcactctaaaaactaattaaaaataactgaatttgaaaacaaaaaatcacaatgaaattaaaactaaaactgatgaaaaatcctgAACTATTGTAACCTTGCTGGTTACTGGAGGGAATCTTTAAAAGCTTCATATTGAGGCCGTGCGAGAAAAACTTGAATGGTTTGACTTTGCCGTTCTACCTTCAGTGTCTCTCGTCTTCTCTGCTCCGCCCTCGGCCATCCTGCGAGctctttcctcttcttcctgcTGCTTCTGTTGGATCCTCATGAACAGGACACGCTGCGCTGGAGGCAGGAAGTCAGGCACAGAGATCCCTCCTTGGCTGGCCGACGCTCCGTTAGCAGAGCCTTCTTGGCCTCCTGACTGATTACTTACTTTCCCTCTCTCGTCCATACCAGCAAAACCCTGATAGTTGTCACCTGAGAGGGAACAAAGAGTGTCAGTATGGAGGCAGCATTCATTGTGTGCTTGAGGGAACTAAAGTCTAACAATTCTGATTCATCAATGCTGCACAAATTGATTCTGTGAGGGCAACTGagggtgcactgcaaaaaaggtgcgtctaaaaaccagataaaacagtaaatctgagggaaatcatcttgctgcatggacagataatttaccttgacaagattttttaaattaagattgttaaatctagaaataagcatgttgaacacttaaaataagaaattaactcttaaagtaacatttaaaaaaaatttcaaacacttctaaatcatgcagctttaattgatctcttttgtacattttttgtcttttttggtcattttgtgaccaaaagaagatgtaaaaagacacaaaattaccaaaaaaagacaataaaagacacaaaagacgtaaaatgaccaaaaaagacataaaaggacaaagaaacaccaaaaaaaaaccactatTGGAATTGACTCTCACCTTCTTGCACCACTCCCTCCATCTGCATGCTGTCCTGCTGGTTGAAGAAGTTATTGAAGAAGTTTCCTCCGCCCCCTGGGGGCCCCGGAGGCATCACTCCTCCATGTGGAGGGCCGTCACCAGGCGCAAACCCTCCCATCATGGGTGGTCCACCGGGGCCCATGTTTGGGGGGCCCTGGTTCATCCCAAGGTTGGGGCCCATGTTCTGCATGTCAGGGGGCATCATGCCAGGGGGAGGGAAGCAGGGCGGAGGGCCACCAGGGGCCACAGGGGCTGCAGTCTGACCCTGGTTACCACTGGGAGTCTGGCCCCTGAGAGAGGAAAGAAGACGTTAGGACTTACAGAGTGCAAGAAAAAATCTGATAAAGAGTAACTTAATTCTGGTTAAggtggatcttattctcttcgttcacaagatcaattgttgatttctgtcccttctgctcgtacggagttgggtaaaagggcatttgtttactctgcaccttatgctggaatatgctacagaaagactggaaactaactgacttaatttctttgagcacttttaaatccaaacagagttattgaggccaattctacaatatgcacttgtttctcataacaCGTTTAAGATCTGTGTCTTatatatgtaactgtattttgtgtttgctgcctcttggccagggctcccttgaaaaagaggttcttaatctcaatgggatattccctggttaaataaaaaaataaaattaacattaaatcCACTTTTTGGAGTTAGTATATCACATGTACAGTCACTTAAATTACACTATCTACCCACCCTGATCCCATTTTGCAGTGTTAATTTTTCCTTTCCCATGTTCTATGATTACTCTTTAAAACTCTCTTTAAATAAACTATCATATTGTAATTTAGATGTtggttacattaaaaaatataacttttgAGTGATGAATAGGAATCTAACGTGAACTGATATCTGTCCTTGTTCTTCAGTCTGTGAAGTTTCTCCATTGGTAATGATTTTAAACTCCTGTAGTCTCAAGTATGAGTTCTTTCCCAGAAACATTTTAACTCCAGGACCAAGCTCAGATTTTATGGCCTTGGAAATGACTCCACAAGCAGTGAATAAATGTTCAGAGACGCCTTTAAACCTCCAGGAAGCATTCATTATTCCAAAGAAAGTATCGGTGGTGTATTCCTTTGTTCTACACTTGataacatatttaatttttgcTCTCTTCGATAAAATCACCAGCTGCATTACCTACATACAgtgccttgcaaaagtattcaccccccttggatgtttcacccttttgttgcttttctctGATCTGAGTTACgaggagtgttcttttgtcttcatgttgcaattgtagcaggaatagtgatggaCCAGAGACTGGATctcccagacacatgtttttttatactacgatcacatgaaacacatcaactgtactcaagtactctctgtttcactaactgtgacactgctgcatcaactagctggaactctgttgaattagttcagttactttaaaggggatgaattcttatgcaattatttattttacaataaatatttttaattaatttatactattttgtaaaaaacttttttcactttgatattaaagagggttttttttttgcaaattctttttaaaaaaagggccaaattatatcgaccatgatttcatgtgtaaaagcaacaaaagggtgaaacatccaaagggtattaatacttttgcaaggcaatgtataaaaacattctCTTTAATTcttaatgtttgtgtttttattcttaccTGACGGCTAGTTTCTGAGCGAGCTGTCCTGTTGGCTGGACTTTAATCTCAAACAATGAGGGGATCTTCTTCCcgaggcctcctcctcctccaccacaaGGAGGTGGGGGGCCCATGCAGGGAGGAGGGCCACCTGGATTTGGGGGCCCACCTTGAAAGGGGCTTCCATCCGGGCCATGGACAGGGGGCCCGACACAGGGGTTAGGCCCAGGGACAGGCCCCGGTCCTGGGGGACCTTTGTTAGCAATGGGCACCTGGTTAGGTCCAGAAAGACCCCCAAAGTCTCCCCCTGGAGGCCCGCCAAAGTCCACAGGTCCTGTGTTGACGTCTACAGGGACAGGCCTGGGAGGAGTTGGGAGGAGGCCGACTCCAGGAGGGGGCTTGGGGAGAGGGTTGATCCCCTGCTTCTtcagctcctccacctccttctcaTCCTCTGCTCCGGCCTCCGCATCTTCCTCCAgcatcttaaataaataaatagatgtttAACCCAAATATCTTCTCATggtatttatacagtctaacCCGGTTTCTGTTAGAGAGCAATTTCACTattctatttagcctacctatctttaggagttttaaagtggctacaaggttcgattttccaataatattcaaatagtttccagtgaatatcaatgttcaatgtgtatgtgctggatggtgtggaaccttatgaaaagtaagtgttttatggagttgcagacgaatacatacttcctacgggcactgcactattCTGATAAAcacgaatgttgtaaaagggaccaaaaaagacacaattgaccaaaagaaagacacaaaatgaccataaaaagatacaaaatgacaaaaaatgacacaaaatgaccaacaaaagacacaaaatgaccaaaaaaagacacaaaatgactaaaaaagacacaaagtgccTAAAATctagtctatttagcctacctatctttaagagttttaaagggctacaaggttcgattttctaataatattcaaatagtttcaagcgaatatcaatgttcaatgtgtatgtgctggatggtgtggtaccttatgaaaagtaagtgttttatggagttgcagacgaatACATaattcctacgggcactgcactattctgataaacacaaatgttgtaaaagggaccaaaaaaagacacaaatgaccaaaagaaagacacaaaatgaccaacacaagacacaaaatgaccataaaaagatacaaaatgacaaaaaaatgacacaaaatgactaacaaaagacacaaaatgaccaacaaaagacacaaaaagaccataaaaagataccaaatgacaaaaaattacacaaaatgaccaaaaaaaga
This is a stretch of genomic DNA from Centropristis striata isolate RG_2023a ecotype Rhode Island chromosome 4, C.striata_1.0, whole genome shotgun sequence. It encodes these proteins:
- the zc3h4 gene encoding zinc finger CCCH domain-containing protein 4; its protein translation is MAVESMTVHPNSPPTNHEHNSLLTDERPEDGELEEGELEDDGGEVEEEEVGGGTSAAAAAGGGGGGGDEAGGGGEAGGEGVVERPRRSKERHASSESDEERSHRRKRKRKKEREREREKRRSKKKRKSKHKRHASSDDDNSGFSDDSDYSPSEKRKYREYSPQYPPASHGGYGGSKKGSYMKMEKQSYGGYDDFEEDNFEAEEEEEMGDEDYDDFTKELNQYRKAKEGGGGRGGRGGKGRMKNQRGRGGMRGGRRGRGGSRGRGGRGGGGGGGGGGGGGGKMGGGDNDDGDGYGEEMEYVDDDYDNMGEDDYDDYSKELNQYKKSKDRGRGGKGGRGRGRGKGGRGMLRGGRGRNRGRGRGDMGNDDDNNGDMDNGDGGGGGDGPGPGRRNQNEKHQDRKGKAICKYYIEGRCTWGDHCNFSHDIELPKKKELCKFYITGFCARADHCPYMHGEFPCKLFHTTGNCVNGDECMFSHDALNDDTQDLLNKMLEEDAEAGAEDEKEVEELKKQGINPLPKPPPGVGLLPTPPRPVPVDVNTGPVDFGGPPGGDFGGLSGPNQVPIANKGPPGPGPVPGPNPCVGPPVHGPDGSPFQGGPPNPGGPPPCMGPPPPCGGGGGGLGKKIPSLFEIKVQPTGQLAQKLAVRGQTPSGNQGQTAAPVAPGGPPPCFPPPGMMPPDMQNMGPNLGMNQGPPNMGPGGPPMMGGFAPGDGPPHGGVMPPGPPGGGGNFFNNFFNQQDSMQMEGVVQEGDNYQGFAGMDERGKVSNQSGGQEGSANGASASQGGISVPDFLPPAQRVLFMRIQQKQQEEEERARRMAEGGAEKTRDTEGDSGNWYSSEDEDGGGSVTSILKTLRQQTQAPQKPDGPPSDPRLLKAAPASAPSRPADPRLARDPRLSRAPEPESIHAMPTLTSSGPPADPRLARLAASVSPASTSHSPPAAKTEPPLVYKPPPLTTPATEEEETERVLRDKPVPVPLDPLMGMALRDPRTQLQQFSHIKKDIVLHMPAFAKTITWSPEDLLPLPLPKQDLLPLPPGIPPVSSIDPRLSRTQQSLQTSTPHSQPPPLQPPPSSLDPAAPSSSSLPDFELLSRILKTVNSSPSQTPSPPLLPPPVPPMSLLGPPPSMPPPPVEKPVDPRVARKTLSDPRLQPQKSALKQPTDPAPPPAPATSPAATSSPSPPTIAPYDPRLLSSGGVGRGGGVGAPGGASVLSSISLYDPRTNKPGSPGAGSGSNNSPNSASTESKPSDPPAAKPKSKEPLFVRKSALDQPEPEKSEEKGTDRYNSYNRPRPKPAPSPNSTAQIGPAAAATGCQGAPGAAGDQGPAGVHNLPVSTLFGVVKQAAMPGGTGSPFGGNSPVQQAEQTTTEQDNASLKDVFKGFDPTASPFCQ